The region GGCGCGTTTTGCCGGAACGGAATCGTATGTGGCGACCGAGGATCTCACGGTGGCGGTCAATGCTGCCATCACCCTGGAGCGTCCGCTTCTGGTGAAGGGCGAGCCCGGCACGGGCAAATCGGTCCTCGCCGAGGAGATCGCCAAGAGCCTGAACGCTCCGCTCCTGACCTGGCATGTCAAGTCGACCACCAAGGCCCAGCAGGGTCTCTACGAATACGACGCCGTCTCGCGTCTGCGCGACAGCCAGCTTGGAGATCCCCGGGTGTCGGAGATCCGCCACTACATCAAGCGCGGCAAGCTGTGGGAGGCTTTCGCCTCCGAGGTGCGGCCCGTGCTGCTGATCGACGAGATCGACAAGGCCGATATCGAGTTCCCGAACGACCTGCTGCTCGAACTCGACCGCATGGAATTCTTCGTCTACGAGACGGGCGAGACGGTGAAGGCGGCCCGGCGGCCCATCGTCATCATCACGTCAAACAACGAGAAGGAACTGCCGGACGCCTTCCTGCGCCGCTGCTTCTTCCATTACATCAAGTTCCCGGACGCCGAGACCATGGCCCGGATCGTCGAGGTGCATTACCCCGGCATCAAGCACCGGCTGGTGGAGGAGGCTCTGAAGATCTTCTTCGACGTGCGCGAGGTGCCGGGGCTGCGCAAAAAGCCGTCCACCTCCGAGCTGCTCGACTGGCTCAAGCTTCTGCTCTCCGAGGATATCGGCCCTGAGCAACTGCGCGAGCGCGACACCCGCAAGCTCATTCCGCCGCTCCACGGGGCGCTGTTGAAGAACGAGCAGGATGTCAGCCTGTTCGAGAAGCTCGCTTTCATTGCCAGACGGGAAGGCCGCTGATGCTTCGTCTCCTGCTCCTCCGCCATGCCAAAGCCGCCTGGCCCTCGGGCACGCTGGACCTCGACCGGCCCCTCGCGAAAAGGGGACAGGAGGCGTCCCTCGTCATGGGGACCTACCTGAAGAGCGAGCGGCTCGAGCCGGATCTCGTCGTCGTCTCGCCGGCGCGGCGGACGCAGGAGACCTGGGAGCGGGTCCAGCCGTTCCTCGGCGAGATCGAGATGCGCCGCGACGGGCGGATCTACGAGGCCCCGGTCGGTCGCCTGCTCGACGTCCTGCGCGAGATGCAGCCCGAGGCCCGCACCCTCCTGCTGATCGGCCATAATCCGGGTTTCGAGGAATTGGCGAAGCTCCTCATCGGGGAGGGTGACATGGACGGGATCCTGCGGCTGGGCCAGAAATACCCGACCGCAGGTCTGGCCGTCATCGATTTCGCGTTGGACGACTGGGCCGATGTCGCGCACAAGTCCGGACGGTTGGAGCGCTTCGTCACGCCGAAATCCCTCGGAAGCGGCGAGGACGATTAAGCTCCCGTGGGCTGCGGAAGATCCATGGACAGCAGCTCCTCGTCGTGGAAGACGTCGCCGATGCGGATCGCCTTGCGCTCGATCCCGTAGGGCCTGAAGCCGAGGCCGTGATAGGTGCGCCGCGCGCTCTCGTTCGCGAGCCCTACGGCGGCTTCGAGCATGATCACATGCCGGGACGCGTGGTCGATCACCCGCCGGACCAGAGCTTTGCCGACGCGCTGCTTGCGCCATTCCGGCTTCACGTACACGCCCCACATCACGCCCTTGTGCCGGGCTTTCAGGCGGTCGTAGACGGCAAAGCCCGCCATGCCGACGAGGACATCTCCGGCGAAGGCGCCGAAGATCGCATTCGGATTGGACGTGGGAATACGCGCCTCGATGGTCTCGAGCGGAAGCGGCGCCTCCTCCTCGTAGCTGGACCCGAAGGCTTCCGGGTTGCTCTGCAGCGCCTCCAGTCTCAGGTCCCGATAGGCTGAGGCGTCGGACGGCCGGAGAGGTCGGATGGAAAAGGCGTCGGGCATGGGTTCCTGCCGGTTAATTTCGGGAGAGCCCTCCATCTCCGTCCTCATCGAACGGAGCGGAGGACGCTTGCGAAATAGAGCTGTTTCCAATGGCGTGGAACCAGCTCTCTTCTCTGCTTAGCCGCATCTTTTGACGCAAATGCGGGAACCGGTTTTGCGTTCGATGCTCTAGGCCGCCTTGGCCCGCAGATCGTCGGGCGTGACGTCGTCCGGGATGGGACAACGATAGTCGCGCCCGCCATTGCGTTCCTTCAGCTCCGCCTTCGCGCGGGCGACGAGGTCGGGATTGCGCAGGCAATCGGCGGCGGTCGCCGCCATGGCCTTGGCGGCCAGCGCCATGCCCTTGTGCGCGGCCGGCAGGTTGCCCTGGGTCACGAGCTGCCACGTGTGGAACGGGGTGCCGATGGCGAAGCAGGCCGTGTGGCATTGCACCGTGGGCACGATCCAGCTCACGTCGCCCACGTCGGTACTGCCCATCATGACCGCCTCGCTGGCAGGCATGGACAGCACGCCGTCGTGCAGCACCTTGGTCTTGAGGGAGAGATCGTGCGGCTTGACGCTCGCGACGATCTCCTCGTCCGTCAGGGCCACCTTCTGCAGCTTCTCCGCGAAGGCGAAATCGGCCGTGTCGAAGGCGGGCGGACCGAGGCGGCGCATGTTCTCGTACATGGCCTCCTGTAGCGCCTTGTTCGGCAGCACATTCGAGGTGGCGTCCGTGATCTGCACGGTGACGGTGGTCTCCGTCATCAGGGCCGCGCCCTCGGCAATCTTCTTCACGCGCTCGAACAGGCGCTCCGCGTCGGGCAGATGAGGCGAGCGCACCAGGTAGAGCGATTCCGCAAAGGCTTGGACCACGTTCGGCGCGTTGCCGCCCGCATTCGTGGTGGCGTAATGCACGCGCGCATCCGAGGGCATGTGCTCGCGCATGTAATTCACGCCCACATTCATCAGTTCCACCGCATCGAGAGCGGAGCGGCCCACATGTGGAGCCTCCGCCGCGTGGGCGGCGCGGCCCTTGAAGCGGAAATAGGCCTGGATGCAGGCGAGCGACGACGAGGTCTGGACCTCGTTCACCACGCTCGGATGCCAGCAGAAGGCGGCGTCGAGATCGTGGAACAGGCCGGCCCGGGCCATGAAGGTCTTGCCCGATCCGCTCTCTTCCGCCGGGCAGCCGTAATAGCGCACGGTCCCGGCGATCCCCTCGGCTTCGAGCGCGTCCTTAAGGGCAACGGCCGCCAGCGCGGAGCCGGCACCCAGCAGATTGTGGCCGCAACCATGGCCCGGCGTTCCCGTCATGGTCGGACGGTGCTCGGTCCGGGCGGATTCCTGCGCCAGATCGGGCAGGGCATCGAACTCGCCGAGGATGCCGACGACGGGCCCGCCTGACCCCCATTCCGCCACGAAGGCCGTGGCCATGCCCCCGACGTTCCTTGTGATGCGAAAGCCTTCGCGCTCCAGCATGGCGATCTGCTCGGCCACGGCGCGATGCTCCTCGAAGGCGAGTTCCGGCGCGGCCCAGATCCGGTCGCTGAGAGCGCAATAATCTTCGGCCTTGGCATCTACACGGCGGGCGATGACTTCAAGGCTCAGGCGGTCGTTATGCATTATGTTATCTTATCTCAAACAATGAAATCGACGCGGACACTATCAGGTTCGCGCCGATCGGGAAGGGACAGACGGTTCGCTTTCCGCCAGGCAGGTGAACTGAAACTGCAATACTTTGTTTTCGCCGGATCATCGGTGTCCGGCCGCACCTCTCGCGATTGGGATGGCCGGCACGAGGCCGGCCATGATGGCGGAGGGGATCCCACTCCGCGAGCCACATGTCATGGACCGACGCGATACAGGCATTCCCGCTAAACCGCCTCGTCCGCCACGCCTTTCCGCGCGGCAAGAAACCCGCCGGATTGGCGGGACCAGAGCCCGGCGTAGAGGCCGCCATTCTCCAGAAGCTCCTCGTGCGTGCCTTCCTCGATGATGCGGGCGTCGTCCATCACGATCAGGCGGTCCATGAGCTGGAGGGTGGAGAGACGGTGGGCGATGGCGATCACGGTCTTCCCCTCCATGAGTGTAGCGAGGGATTCCTGGATCGCGGCCTCCACCTCCGAATCCAGGGCCGAGGTCGCCTCGTCCAGGATCAGGATCGGCGCGTCCTTGAGGATCACGCGGGCGATGGCGATGCGCTGGCGCTGGCCGCCGGAGAGTTTCACGCCCCGCTCGCCCACATGGGCATCGAAGCCGCGCCGCCCGCGCCCGTCGGCGAGCCGCTCGATGAACTCGACCGCATGGGCCTGGCGCGCCGCCTCGCGCATGGCGTCCTCACCCGCGCCAGGCCGCCCGTAGAGGATGTTCTCCCGGATGGAGCGGTGCAGCAGCGAGGTATCCTGCGTCACCACCGAGATCTGCGAGCGCAGGCTTTCCTCGCGCACGTCGGCGATGTCCTGCCCGTCGATCAGGATGCGGCCGCCTTGAGGCTCGAAGAAGCGCAGGAGCAGGTTGACCAGGGTCGTCTTGCCGACGCCCGAGCGTCCCACGAGGCCGATCTTCTCGCCCGGCCGGATGGTGAGGTTCAGCCGGTCGATGACTTTGTCGCCGTCGCCATAGGAGAAGTCGACGCGATCGAACCGGATCTCGCCACGGCTCACCGTCAATGGCTTGGCTT is a window of Microvirga lotononidis DNA encoding:
- a CDS encoding AAA family ATPase, yielding MARFAGTESYVATEDLTVAVNAAITLERPLLVKGEPGTGKSVLAEEIAKSLNAPLLTWHVKSTTKAQQGLYEYDAVSRLRDSQLGDPRVSEIRHYIKRGKLWEAFASEVRPVLLIDEIDKADIEFPNDLLLELDRMEFFVYETGETVKAARRPIVIITSNNEKELPDAFLRRCFFHYIKFPDAETMARIVEVHYPGIKHRLVEEALKIFFDVREVPGLRKKPSTSELLDWLKLLLSEDIGPEQLRERDTRKLIPPLHGALLKNEQDVSLFEKLAFIARREGR
- a CDS encoding GNAT family N-acetyltransferase, encoding MPDAFSIRPLRPSDASAYRDLRLEALQSNPEAFGSSYEEEAPLPLETIEARIPTSNPNAIFGAFAGDVLVGMAGFAVYDRLKARHKGVMWGVYVKPEWRKQRVGKALVRRVIDHASRHVIMLEAAVGLANESARRTYHGLGFRPYGIERKAIRIGDVFHDEELLSMDLPQPTGA
- a CDS encoding M20 family metallopeptidase; protein product: MHNDRLSLEVIARRVDAKAEDYCALSDRIWAAPELAFEEHRAVAEQIAMLEREGFRITRNVGGMATAFVAEWGSGGPVVGILGEFDALPDLAQESARTEHRPTMTGTPGHGCGHNLLGAGSALAAVALKDALEAEGIAGTVRYYGCPAEESGSGKTFMARAGLFHDLDAAFCWHPSVVNEVQTSSSLACIQAYFRFKGRAAHAAEAPHVGRSALDAVELMNVGVNYMREHMPSDARVHYATTNAGGNAPNVVQAFAESLYLVRSPHLPDAERLFERVKKIAEGAALMTETTVTVQITDATSNVLPNKALQEAMYENMRRLGPPAFDTADFAFAEKLQKVALTDEEIVASVKPHDLSLKTKVLHDGVLSMPASEAVMMGSTDVGDVSWIVPTVQCHTACFAIGTPFHTWQLVTQGNLPAAHKGMALAAKAMAATAADCLRNPDLVARAKAELKERNGGRDYRCPIPDDVTPDDLRAKAA
- a CDS encoding SixA phosphatase family protein; this encodes MLRLLLLRHAKAAWPSGTLDLDRPLAKRGQEASLVMGTYLKSERLEPDLVVVSPARRTQETWERVQPFLGEIEMRRDGRIYEAPVGRLLDVLREMQPEARTLLLIGHNPGFEELAKLLIGEGDMDGILRLGQKYPTAGLAVIDFALDDWADVAHKSGRLERFVTPKSLGSGEDD